The Anaerolineales bacterium region GCGACGAGGAGATGCTCCGCATCCGCTTGCAACACGCGCCAGCCGATTCGTTCGATGAGTATCCGAAATTCCACATCAGCGGCGTGATGGACATGATCAAAAACGGCGACGCGCTGCTCTCGGTCTACGCCAACGATCCCGACGCGCTACACGGCATGGAGTCGGACCGCGTGGCGGCGATGCAAAAATCTCATTTGAGCAATTACAACGAGGTCGGCGCGCAGATCAGCCGCAATGCGATCAACTGGTGCGTGGTCGCTTCGGCGAGTCCCGCGTGGGCGAGGAAAGTTTTCCCGAATCTGAAACAGGACGAAGCGGTCGAAAAATTGTGGCAAGCCATCTTTGAAACGACGCGCGCCACGCTTCCCGATCCCGTTGGCGCCTGGGAAGCGCACATCAAGAACTTGAAAGCCCGCGCCAACTACATGCAAGCGAAAAAATATTCGGCGCTTCATTACAAGGGACCAGGCACCGACTTCACCCTCGGCTTGCCGAACGGACACAAATGGGGCGGCGCGCAAGCGATGGCGGAGAACGGCGTGATCTTCACTGCCAACATGCCCACCGAGGAAATTTTCACACTGCCCGATCGTCACCGCGCCGAAGGGACGGTCGCCGCGACGTTCCCGCTCAGTTACGGCGGAAGCCTCATTGAAGATTTCAGCGTCACGTTCGAGAACGGGCGCATCGTGAAGGTCAACGCCAAAAAGAACGAAGCCATCCTGCAAAAATTGGTGGGCACCGACGAAGGCTCGACGCGGCTTGGGGAGGTCGCGCTCGTCAACGCGACTTCGCCCATCGGCAGACGCGGACACCTCTTCTACAATACCCTCTTCGACGAAAACGCTTCATGCCACATTGCGATTGGGCGCGCCTACCGTTTTACCTTGATCGGCGGGGAAGAATTGACCGATGAAGAGTTTGTCAAAGCGGGAGGCAATATCAGCCTCAACCACGTGGACTTCATGATCGGCTCGCCGCAAATGGACATTGACGGAATCAAAGACGACGGGACGCGCGAACCCGTCATGCGCTCGGGCGAATGGGCATTCGACGCGTAAAAAAATTAACCGCAAAGAACGCTAAGAACGCAAAGATTTAATAAGGTTTTCTTAGCGACCTTGGCGTGCTTAGCGGTTCAAAAAAGGATCTTCCAACATGACCGAATCCGAATTCGACAAACTCCTCTCCAAATACGCGGACGTGGTCGTGCGCGTGGGACTCAACCTCCGCAAGGGACAACGCCTGCTCCTGCGCGGCATCCTCGAGGATGCGCCGTTGATGCGCAAAGTGACCGAGAGCGCGTACAAGGCTGGCGCAATCTACGTCGAGCCGATCTATACCGACGAGCGCATCGCCCGTATCCGCTTTGAACACGCCGACCCAGAGACTCTCACCGAAGTCCCAAACTGGATGATGGCGCGTTACGAAGAATATTACGAACGCATGGACGCGGAACTCGCCATCTCATCATCCGACCCCGAATTACTTTCTGGCATCGACCCAGAGTTAATCGCAAAGCATAACAAAGCAAGGGCGCAAAAGTTCGAACCGCTCCGCAAGTACGAGAATACGACGAACTGGTGCGTAGTCTCGACCGCGTCGCCCGCGTGGGCAAAAAAGGTGTTCCCAAACGTCCCTGAGAAAGAAGCGGTTGAAAAATTGTGGGAGGAAATCTTCGCCAGCTGTCGAATCCACGAAGCGGACCCCGTCGCGGCGTGGATGAGTCACAGGGAAAAACTTCAAAAGTATCGCGATTACCTCAACGCGCAGAAGTTCGCCGCGCTGCATTATCGAGCTCCCAACACCGACTTGACCATTGGCTTGCCCGAAAAACAACAATGGCAAGGCGCGCAAGCCGAATTCAAAAACGGAATCATTGGCGTGCCCAACCTCCCCACTGAGGAAGTGTTCACCACGCCGCACACCGAAAAAGTGAACGGGTTTGTTTCGTCAACCATGCCGTTGAATTATGGCGGCGTGTTGATCGAAGACTTCAGCCTGACGTTCGAGAACGGACGCGCCGTGAAAGTGACGGCGAAAAAAGGCGAAGAGACGTTGAAGAAATTGATCGAGACCGACGAGAACGCGGCGCGGCTTGGAGAGGTCGCGCTCGTGCCGAACAGTTCGCCCATCAGCCAGCGGAAGATCCTCTTTTACAACACGCTCTTCGACGAGAACGCCTCCTGTCACGTTGCCATCGGAAACTCATACCGAGACACCATCGTCGGCGGCGAAGATATGACCGAAGAAGAATTCGCCGCGGCGGGCGGCAACAAGTCCCTTGTCCACACCGATTTCATGATCGGCTCGGATAAACTCGATATTGATGGAATCAAATCCGATGGGTCACGCGTGGCTGTTTTTCGTGCAGGTGAGTGGGTGGTTGTTGTATAAAATAATCATCGTTCGGTTTGTGCTTCGGCTGAAATCTTTCAGGAATGACTGGATCGCGGTAAAGCAAATCATCTAGGTAAATTAAGGATACACCAAAACATGTATGATGAATTGCCGATAAAAAAATTAACCCGAGCTGAAGTTCACGACTGGCGAGTTAAAACTGTAGTAGAAGGTTTTGGTTTACCGTTGCTAATTGCTTTGATCTTTTTTTTTATAAAAAAAGATGAAATTTTGTGGCCATTTACAGACAAATCTAACTTGAAAACAACAAGTGGCGTAATAACGGTTTCTCAAGTTGATTATAAGAGTGGTCCGAGAAGTAGCGGATGGTATTTCGATATCAGATACCAGTATCAAGTTGATGAGAAAATTTATTTGTCAGATAGGATTCGATATAGCTATTTCGGATCTAAAGAGGAATCCTTTGCCGAAGGATATGTTGCCAAATATCCCATTGGATCTACCGTGATAGTTTATTATGATCCCGATCTACCTCAGAAAGCAGTGCTGGAGCCGTATGTTTATGATTATTCTGGGCTTTACATTATTGGATTTATTCTTCTATACGGCGTATCCATTGCATCACTTAGCTTTTGGATACGTTGAATTTCTTTTAGCGCCGATTTCCGCGAACAAATATTAATTGACTCGAAAATACCTTTTTGATGAAGTTCTTTTGATTCTTAGAACATCTGTTACAATTTCAGGGCGGAACAAAACCAATGACCCAAAACAAAAATTGGCTCGCCTCCCTCACGCAAGGACTGCCTCCCACCTACTGGCTCTTGTGGAGCGGCACGCTCATCAACCGTCTCGGCGGCTTCGTCATCCCCTTCCTCACCCTCTACCTCACGGACCAACGCGGCATCTCGGTCAGTCAAGCCGCGTTCATGGTCTCGCTCTTCGGCGCTGGCTCGTTCCTCTCGCAACTCATCGGCGGCGAACTGGCAGACCGTCTCGGTCGCCGTCCCGTCATGCTCCTCAGTTTCCTCGTCACGCCGATCTTCATGCTCGCCCTCGGTCTCGCAAACGACGTCGCCCTCATCGCCCTCCTCACCTTCATCGTCGGATTTTTCACCGACCTCTATCGTCCCGCCGTCGGCGCGGCAATTGCGGATTTAGTCCCGCCCGAATCGCGGACGCGCGCCTACGGATACAACTACTGGGCGATCAACCTCGGCGCGGCGGTCGCTCCGCTTCTCGCGGGACTTGTGGCTGGGTACAACTACCTCATCCTCTTCGCCGCCGACGCGTTGACCACCCTCGCCTTCGGCTTGATCGTCCTCTTCGGCATCCGTGAGACGCGTCCCGCCGAGGCGCATCACACCGCACACGCCTCATTCACCGAACGAGTCGGTCAACTCAAACGTGAACCGATCCTGTTGATCTTTTCCCTGCTGGCATTGTTCTTCGGCATGGTTTACATGCAATCCTACGTCGCCCTCCCGCTCGATATGCAATCCAACGGACTTGGACCCGAAGCCTACGGCGCGACGATTGCCGTCAACGGATTCCTCATCATCCTCGTCACGATTCCCATCAGCAATATGGCAGTGAAGTGGCATCGCTTCCGCACGATCGCATTGTCGGCGGTCTTCCTCGGGCTTGGCTTCGGTTTCACCGCCCTCGCCGACAATTTGATCTTGTTCATGCTCAGCGTCGCCATCTGGACAGTTGGTGAGATCGCCGCCACCTCCGTCGCCCCCGCCATCATCGCGGATTTTTCTCCCGTTGAATTGCGCGGCGTGTATCAGGGCATCTTCGGCGCCGCGTGGGGGCTCTCATTCTTCCTCGGTCCGCTCACGGGTGGATGGATCTACGAACACTTCGGTAGTGACGCGCTCTGGCTGGTTTGTCTCGCAATCGGAATCCTCCTCGCCTTCTGCTATCTCGCCCTCGGCGCTCCCGCCAAACGCCGCATGGAAAGCGCCTCGTGAGTGCGTCGCACCAACAGGGATAGCGAATCCAACCGTGTAGGTGCGACGCACCCTCCTCTGCGGGGGTTATAATCCCGCCATGCCCAAATCAAAACCCTTTCCGACAGACGAGTTCCTCACTGAGGAATACGAATACATCGCCCAGACCGCTACTCAGGCTAACGAAGACCGCGCCCGCATCTCTTCGTTCTATCTCATCGCGGTCGGCTCGCTGATAGCCACCATCTTCGGCACGCAATTCTTCGACGTCGATTTTTTCACGCAACCCGTCAAATTCATGCTCAGCGGCGTCTTCCTCCTGCTGACGCTGATGGGCACGTCCACCATCGTGCAGTTGGCGAAACTTCGCGCGGCGTGGTACGAGTCCATGCTGGCGATGAACCACCTCAAAGATTTTATGATTTCACACAACAAAGAGCTGACCAAAGCCTTCCGCTGGACAGCGCGCACCCTACCGCCGAAATATAAAACGAACAGCATCTCGTATTTCCAAGCGCGTGAAGCCGCCATCCTTAGCGGAGTCACTTTCAGCGCCGCCGCTTATTTTGCTCAATACGCGCTGAACTTAAATAACCCGATCAACTGGTTCATCTCTGCCGTCTGCGGAGTTATCGTCGTCTTCATCCAACTCGCCGTGTACAAGAAAGCGTTGAATTGACATGCCGCGCGACTACGTCTCCCAGCCTCCTACCGCGTTCCAACGCCGTCCGCATCTCACCAAAGACGACGACTGGATTCGTGCATTTCTGCATGAAGCAAAAATCGGACACATCGCCACATCCATTGACGGACAGCCGTTCATCAACCCGACGATGTTCTGGTACGACGAAGCCGAGCGCCAGATCGTCTTTCACTCTAATGTCGCGGGGCGAGTCCGCTCGAATGTGGAATCCAACCCGAAGGTCTGCCTTGAAGCGAGCGAGTTGGGGAAGTTCCTCCCATCGAATGTTGCCCTCGAATTCTCGCTTCAATTCCGCAGTGTGGTCGTCTACGGAAGCGCGCGGCTGGGGACGATCCCGCCGAGGCGCGGCGTCTGTTATATGGCTTGATTCAAAAATATTTCCCCGCAATGACCGCTGGCAAAGAATATCGCGAGATCACCGACAAAGAATTGCGCTCCACATCCATTTATGCGATCAACATCGAATCATGGTCTGGCAAAGAAAACTGGGCGGACCGCGCCGACCAATCCGACGAGTGGACGCCGCTCGATGAAAAATGGTTTGAATAAATTTTTATGCTGCTCGCAGGGCAGTGCAACTGCCCTGCGGTTTTGTTCACTTGATCTTTCGGCAGTTGCACTGCCGAAAGTCGTACTCGATACAACACGTTCAGCAGTGCAACTGCTGAACGAACTCTGCGTTCCTGCGGCAGTTCAACCGCCGCAGGAACAAAGGTAGTAACTATGTCACAATCCTATCGAGTCTTTACAGATCTGCACTACGCCTACTTTGCAACCTGGACTCTTGTCGAATGGATACATCTATTCGACAAAGAACTCTATCGCCAAATCATCTTGGATTCCTTGAATTACTTGCGGATTGAAAAGAAAACTCAACTTAATGCCTTTGTGATCATGTCGTCTCATCTCCATACAGTGCTCTGGCCCGAAATCGGCATTAGTCTTTCCGATGTTACAAGGGACTTCAAACGCTTCACATCACGCAAAATTTCACAAGAAGCGGAAAAGCAAGGCGCAACAGATGTCATAAAGGTTTTCAAAAAAGCCCGAAAGGAAAACCGCGCGCAAGATGTATCCGAGTATCAAGTCTGGCAGGAGGGATCGCATCCCGAAGCGATCTTCACGGAAAAATTCGCTCGCCAAAAAATAGATTACATCCACATGAATCCAGTAAAAGCGGGGCTGGTAAAAACGCCTGAACAATGGCAATATTCGAGTGCTCGCGCGTATCTACTCGGCGAAGAGACCTACCCACCAACGGATATTTTATTGGTGAGAGGTTAGCGCAAAGCGTCAGCAGTGCAACTGCTGACGCAACAAATATCGTTCTTTCGGCAGTTGCACTGCCGAAAGCCACCCGCAGTACAACTGCGGGTGAGCATCGTGGTTTGAATAAGGAGTTGACATGCCCGAAGAAAAATTTCGCACCGAAGAATTTCGAGTGGACGGCGAAGAACTGCTTCGCAAAGTCAAGAACCTCATCAACGAGGGAAACATCCGCCGCGTGATCATCAAAGACAAAGATGGCAAGGTCGTTTTTGAAATCCCGCTGACGTTCGGCGTGGTCGGCGCGTTGATCGCTCCGCAACTCGCCGCCATCGGCGCAATCGCCGCATTGTTAAGCGAAGCGACGGTGATCGTGGAAAAGAAAGAATAGAGTTCAATCTGCAAGCGTCCCCTCTCCCCTTGGGAGAGGGTTAGGGTGAAGGAGAAATCCTTTCCACCCCAATCCCCGCGCCGCTGGGCAGACTCATCGTTGCCCCGTCATACGTCACCCCACGATACGGATCATTCTTGATCAACAGCGGACCATCCAAATCGGCATAGTCGCACAACGGAGCCAGATGCGCGGCGGCAGTCACGCCGACCGATGACTCGACCATGCAACTCAACATGATCTGCATATCGTGCGCCCGCGCCGTGTGAATCATTCGCAACGACTCGCGTATCCCCTCGCTCTTCATCGTCTTCACCACCACGCCGTCAATCGCGCCTGCCAGTTTGGCGACATCGTGCGAGTTCTTCGCGGTCTCATCGGCAAAGATGGGAATATCAATTCGCTGGGCGCGTAACTGGTCTTTCAACCAGAAATAACCGTCCACATCGTCCACCGCCAGCGGCTGTTCGATGAATTCCAGATCGTACTCGGCAAGTTTTGGGATGATCTGCAACGCGCGCTCGCGGCTCCAGCCCGCGTTCGCGTCGACGCGGAGTTTCGCGTCCGTGGCGCGCCGAATCGCAGAAACGATTTCCTCATCCTTCTCACTCCCCAACTTAATCTTCAAAATCGGATGCCCAGACGCTTTGGCTTGTTCAGCCATCACCTCGGGTTCGTCCATTCCAATAGTAAAAGAAGTTTGTGGAATCTTCGCGGGGTTCAAGCCAAATAATTTATACAACGGCTGACTCAACTTTTTCCCCCACAGATCGTGCAACGCCTCGTCAATTGCCGAGCGCGCCGCACGCGAGCCAGCAGGTCGCTTCGCAAGAGCCGCGTCCATGTCAAAAAGATCGTCGCCTAAATCAGGCGCCGACTTGAAATATTCGATGATGCCTTGTTGCGTCTCGCCATAATACGGCACAGCCGCCGCTTCGCCCACGCCGTCGTCGAGATAAACCAAAACGTTATGACGCTGATCGCTCGCCCCATGCGCCACACGAAACGTCGTCCGCAACTCAAGTGAAATCGGTTCCCAATGAAGTTTCATCATCATTCAACAATGTCCGAGAGCAGCTGGAAGGTAGACGAATACTTTCATTCGCCACAGAGCGCACAGAGAACTCAGAGCTTTACTCAGAATCTCTGTGATCTCTGTGGCTAAGATCACTTCCCAACAGTGGACACGCCGCACATCTTAACACAGATGGTAGAATCGAACCATGCAAACCATTCTCGATAACTTCGCCAAAACGTTCGACTCGCGCACCTCGCTCTTCGATGTAAAAATTGATTCGCAATCGGATGATTCTCTCACCCTCAGCGGACGCGTCCTCGACGCTTCACAATTGGATGAACTG contains the following coding sequences:
- a CDS encoding aminopeptidase; translation: MTESEFDKLLSKYADVVVRVGLNLRKGQRLLLRGILEDAPLMRKVTESAYKAGAIYVEPIYTDERIARIRFEHADPETLTEVPNWMMARYEEYYERMDAELAISSSDPELLSGIDPELIAKHNKARAQKFEPLRKYENTTNWCVVSTASPAWAKKVFPNVPEKEAVEKLWEEIFASCRIHEADPVAAWMSHREKLQKYRDYLNAQKFAALHYRAPNTDLTIGLPEKQQWQGAQAEFKNGIIGVPNLPTEEVFTTPHTEKVNGFVSSTMPLNYGGVLIEDFSLTFENGRAVKVTAKKGEETLKKLIETDENAARLGEVALVPNSSPISQRKILFYNTLFDENASCHVAIGNSYRDTIVGGEDMTEEEFAAAGGNKSLVHTDFMIGSDKLDIDGIKSDGSRVAVFRAGEWVVVV
- a CDS encoding dipeptide epimerase — translated: MMMKLHWEPISLELRTTFRVAHGASDQRHNVLVYLDDGVGEAAAVPYYGETQQGIIEYFKSAPDLGDDLFDMDAALAKRPAGSRAARSAIDEALHDLWGKKLSQPLYKLFGLNPAKIPQTSFTIGMDEPEVMAEQAKASGHPILKIKLGSEKDEEIVSAIRRATDAKLRVDANAGWSRERALQIIPKLAEYDLEFIEQPLAVDDVDGYFWLKDQLRAQRIDIPIFADETAKNSHDVAKLAGAIDGVVVKTMKSEGIRESLRMIHTARAHDMQIMLSCMVESSVGVTAAAHLAPLCDYADLDGPLLIKNDPYRGVTYDGATMSLPSGAGIGVERISPSP
- a CDS encoding DUF3592 domain-containing protein, coding for MYDELPIKKLTRAEVHDWRVKTVVEGFGLPLLIALIFFFIKKDEILWPFTDKSNLKTTSGVITVSQVDYKSGPRSSGWYFDIRYQYQVDEKIYLSDRIRYSYFGSKEESFAEGYVAKYPIGSTVIVYYDPDLPQKAVLEPYVYDYSGLYIIGFILLYGVSIASLSFWIR
- a CDS encoding MFS transporter; translation: MTQNKNWLASLTQGLPPTYWLLWSGTLINRLGGFVIPFLTLYLTDQRGISVSQAAFMVSLFGAGSFLSQLIGGELADRLGRRPVMLLSFLVTPIFMLALGLANDVALIALLTFIVGFFTDLYRPAVGAAIADLVPPESRTRAYGYNYWAINLGAAVAPLLAGLVAGYNYLILFAADALTTLAFGLIVLFGIRETRPAEAHHTAHASFTERVGQLKREPILLIFSLLALFFGMVYMQSYVALPLDMQSNGLGPEAYGATIAVNGFLIILVTIPISNMAVKWHRFRTIALSAVFLGLGFGFTALADNLILFMLSVAIWTVGEIAATSVAPAIIADFSPVELRGVYQGIFGAAWGLSFFLGPLTGGWIYEHFGSDALWLVCLAIGILLAFCYLALGAPAKRRMESAS
- a CDS encoding DUF4342 domain-containing protein yields the protein MPEEKFRTEEFRVDGEELLRKVKNLINEGNIRRVIIKDKDGKVVFEIPLTFGVVGALIAPQLAAIGAIAALLSEATVIVEKKE
- a CDS encoding aminopeptidase, producing the protein MPTEQHQELMKKYAEAIVRVGLNLRKGQRLIINNSIARGVPPAGRELVHEVTKAAYAAGAKYVEVIWGDEEMLRIRLQHAPADSFDEYPKFHISGVMDMIKNGDALLSVYANDPDALHGMESDRVAAMQKSHLSNYNEVGAQISRNAINWCVVASASPAWARKVFPNLKQDEAVEKLWQAIFETTRATLPDPVGAWEAHIKNLKARANYMQAKKYSALHYKGPGTDFTLGLPNGHKWGGAQAMAENGVIFTANMPTEEIFTLPDRHRAEGTVAATFPLSYGGSLIEDFSVTFENGRIVKVNAKKNEAILQKLVGTDEGSTRLGEVALVNATSPIGRRGHLFYNTLFDENASCHIAIGRAYRFTLIGGEELTDEEFVKAGGNISLNHVDFMIGSPQMDIDGIKDDGTREPVMRSGEWAFDA
- a CDS encoding pyridoxamine 5'-phosphate oxidase family protein encodes the protein MPRDYVSQPPTAFQRRPHLTKDDDWIRAFLHEAKIGHIATSIDGQPFINPTMFWYDEAERQIVFHSNVAGRVRSNVESNPKVCLEASELGKFLPSNVALEFSLQFRSVVVYGSARLGTIPPRRGVCYMA